Proteins from a genomic interval of Benincasa hispida cultivar B227 chromosome 7, ASM972705v1, whole genome shotgun sequence:
- the LOC120081644 gene encoding adagio protein 3, with translation MPMAKNDDEPELQSSGKRLKCSKHDDEQHLGNEEEEEEEQVSELPLKPGLFFYPMTPTSFVVSDALEPDFPIIYVNKVFEIFTGYRADEVLGQNCRFLQYRDPRAQRRHPLVDPVVVSEIRRCLEEGVEFQGELLNFRKDGTPMVNRLRLAPIHDDDGTVTHIIGIQVFSETKIDLNRLSYPVFKENCAIKYNLSGKSAHLIDQSPFGHHKEICGILQLSDEVLAHNILSRLTPRDVASVGSVCRRIRQLTKNEHLRKMVCQNAWGREVTGTLEQMTKKLGWGRLARELTTLEAVCWRKMTVGGAVEPLRCNFSACAAGNRLVLFGGEGVNMQPMDDTFVLNLDAANPEWRRVSVKSSPPGRWGHTLSCLNGSWLVVFGGCGSQGLLNDVFVLDLDAQQPTWKEISGGAPPLPRSWHSSCMIEGSKLVVSGGCTDAGVLLSDTYLLDLTTDKPTWREIPTSGTPPSRLGHSLSVYGRTKILMFGGLAKSGHLRLRSGEAYTIDLEEEEPQWRQLECSAFTGIGGQSAVVPPPRLDHVAVSMPCGRIIIFGGSIAGLHSPSQLFLLDPAEEKPSWRILNVPGQPPKFAWGHSTCVVGGTRVLVLGGHTGEEWILNELHELCLASRQDSDL, from the exons ATGCCAATGGCGAAAAACGATGATGAACCGGAGCTTCAGAGCTCCGGCAAGAGGCTAAAATGCTCTAAGCATGATGATGAACAACACCTCggtaatgaagaagaagaagaagaagagcaggTGAGTGAGCTTCCATTGAAACCAGGGCTTTTCTTCTACCCAATGACACCAACTTCCTTCGTCGTCTCCGATGCTCTTGAGCCCGATTTCCCAATCATCTACGTCAACAAAGTCTTCGAGATCTTCACCGGATACCGTGCCGATGAGGTCCTCGGCCAGAATTG tcggttcttacaatatagagatccTCGTGCACAAAGGCGTCACCCTTTGGTAGATCCGGTGGTTGTTTCTGAAATCAGAAGATGTCTTGAGGAAGGTGTTGAATTCCAAGGTGAGCTCCTCAATTTCAGAAAGGATGGCACTCCTATGGTGAATAGGTTACGGCTTGCACCCATACATGATGATGACGGGACTGTAACACACATTATAGGAATTCAAGTGTTCTCCGAGACAAAGATAGACCTTAATCGGTTGTCATATCCTGTCTTCAAAGAAAATTGTGCCATAAAATATAATCTATCAGGCAAAAGTGCTCATCTGATTGATCAATCACCATTTGGTCACCATAAAGAAATCTGTGGGATACTACAGCTTTCCGATGAAGTCTTGGCCCATAACATTTTATCACGCTTGACACCACGAGATGTTGCGTCTGTTGGATCAGTGTGCCGAAGGATTCGTCAATTGACGAAGAACGAGCATTTACGGAAGATGGTATGTCAGAATGCATGGGGAAGAGAAGTGACTGGAACATTGGAACAAATGACAAAGAAACTCGGTTGGGGGCGCTTGGCCAGGGAACTTACAACTCTTGAAGCTGTTTGTTGGAGAAAAATGACAGTTGGGGGAGCCGTGGAGCCCTTACGCTGCAACTTTAGTGCTTGTGCAGCAGGTAATCGACTGGTATTATTTGGTGGGGAAGGAGTCAATATGCAGCCCATGGATGATACTTTTGTTCTCAATCTTGATGCTGCAAATCCCGAGTGGCGCAGAGTAAGTGTGAAATCCTCCCCACCTGGACGTTGGGGTCACACTCTATCATGTTTGAATGGTTCTTGGTTAGTAGTTTTTGGTGGATGTGGCAGTCAAGGATTGCTCAACGACGTGTTTGTACTCGATTTGGATGCTCAGCAACCAACATGGAAAGAAATCTCTGGTGGAGCTCCTCCATTGCCTAGATCCTGGCATAGCTCCTGTATGATCGAAGGTTCGAAACTGGTTGTTTCAGGTGGATGCACAGATGCCGGTGTGCTTCTCAGTGACACATACTTGTTGGATCTAACAACAGATAAGCCAACCTGGAGAGAAATTCCCACATCCGGGACTCCCCCATCTAGATTGGGACATTCTCTCTCAGTTTATGGGCGGACAAAGATTCTAATGTTTGGTGGACTTGCCAAGAGTGGACACTTGCGTTTACGATCAGGCGAGGCGTACACCAtagatttagaagaagaagaaccccAGTGGAGGCAACTCGAGTGCAGTGCATTCACTGGCATTGGCGGTCAGAGTGCTGTGGTTCCTCCACCAAGACTCGATCATGTAGCAGTCAGCATGCCTTGTGGAAGGATAATCATTTTCGGAGGCTCCATTGCCGGGTTACATTCACCTTCTCAACTATTCCTTTTGGATCCGGCCGAGGAGAAGCCGTCATGGAGGATTCTCAACGTTCCTGGACAACCACCTAAATTTGCTTGGGGCCATAGTACTTGTGTGGTTGGAGGGACAAGAGTTTTGGTATTAGGCGGCCACACCGGAGAAGAATGGATACTCAATGAATTACACGAACTCTGCTTAGCTAGCAGGCAAGATTCAGATCTTTGA
- the LOC120081685 gene encoding uncharacterized protein LOC120081685, translating into MATHLQKLPILHDSLTILWPFPSNPNTSLTKISLSFPIHKSLNFRTLLRRGRNGCAARRRVRYDEDDDEDEDYGHNDQIALLESYTQATAGEALIVHATVDGDHVEVLVFKGFSSCLSYGTSPDPSRSVLPARAVIKSIDRIKGPFDPSNIEYLEKGITWESFNFPK; encoded by the exons atggcaacCCACCTCCAAAAACTCCCAATCCTTCATGATTCTCTAACAATTCTTTGGCCATTTCCCAGCAACCCAAACACATCTCTCACCAAAATCTCCCTCTCTTTCCCGATCCACAAATCTCTCAATTTCAGAACTCTTCTCCGCCGCGGCCGCAACGGTTGCGCTGCTCGGCGGAGAGTTCGCTACGACGAGGATGATGACGAAGATGAAGATTACGGCCACAACGACCAGATTGCACTGCTGGAATCCTACACCCAGGCCACCGCCGGCGAGGCACTCATCGTTCACGCGACGGTTGATGGCGACCATGTTGAAGTTCTTGTCTTTAAG GGATTCTCATCATGCTTGAGCTATGGGACTTCACCTGATCCATCAAGAAGTGTTCTTCCAGCTAGAGCAGTGATTAAATCCATAGATAGAATCAAAGGCCCATTTGATCCATCAAATATTGAATACCTTGAAAAGGGTATCACTTGGGAATCATTTAACTTTCCCAAATAG